Proteins found in one Deinococcus misasensis DSM 22328 genomic segment:
- a CDS encoding ComEC/Rec2 family competence protein encodes MNNKLPPVMVLILSLLLAGYYLLKPDQDSGSGGSTPPTPTGPSEKFDPSGGLMKIQFLDVGQGDAVLVTSPQGKTMLYDGGRSTSRMKEAIAELGLSRLDIMVASHGDFDHINGLNEAVKLKPAYFINNGIAADTQAFRKLTAAVKKVKAQGLVAKDRTIDLGSIKLRVLDIPKGLGDDQNANSVGILIQRGTFKAFLGGDSEKDTMEGWKNQYSKILTGINVYKSAHHGSPHNDNADFLSMLQPQVIVIGVGLNNYGHPAPEALKLYKAYSKSVYRTDKNGMVTIEVDANGNYRVQTEKGKKQ; translated from the coding sequence CTGGCTGGATATTACCTTCTGAAACCCGATCAGGACTCTGGAAGTGGAGGAAGCACCCCCCCTACACCCACAGGACCTTCAGAGAAATTTGATCCCTCTGGAGGGCTCATGAAAATCCAGTTTCTGGATGTCGGGCAAGGCGATGCTGTGCTGGTCACCAGTCCACAGGGGAAAACCATGCTGTACGACGGTGGTCGCAGCACCTCCCGCATGAAGGAAGCCATCGCTGAATTGGGCCTCAGCAGACTGGACATCATGGTGGCGAGCCATGGAGATTTCGACCACATCAATGGCCTCAATGAAGCCGTGAAACTGAAACCTGCCTACTTCATCAACAACGGAATTGCTGCCGATACGCAGGCTTTCAGGAAACTCACTGCTGCAGTGAAAAAAGTCAAAGCACAAGGTCTGGTGGCCAAGGACCGGACCATCGATCTGGGAAGCATCAAGCTGCGTGTGCTGGACATTCCCAAAGGTCTGGGCGATGACCAGAACGCCAACAGTGTGGGCATTCTGATCCAGAGGGGCACGTTCAAAGCCTTCTTGGGCGGAGACAGCGAAAAAGACACCATGGAAGGCTGGAAAAACCAGTACAGCAAAATCCTGACCGGAATCAACGTTTACAAAAGCGCCCACCACGGCAGCCCACACAACGACAACGCTGATTTTCTGTCCATGTTGCAACCTCAGGTGATCGTGATCGGGGTGGGTCTCAACAACTATGGACACCCTGCCCCTGAGGCCCTGAAGCTGTACAAAGCCTACAGCAAATCGGTGTACCGCACCGACAAAAACGGCATGGTCACCATTGAAGTGGATGCCAACGGCAATTACCGGGTTCAAACCGAAAAAGGCAAAAAACAATAA
- a CDS encoding MerR family transcriptional regulator: MKKLISIGRFAQLTGLSVKALRFYEAEGLLLPAVVDPETGYRYYRFYQRGLAERIRSLRELDLPLDEVQQVAQADLTVQQALHNHATRLEFQIREQQALLQRLYLAQKDMQDHPVQVQHRSPYSVLALQHSTSLATCEQDRERVHQQLLEQARAHRLKPTGSPYTHHPPQGGFDPDQYQAIFCLPVHTSGSDTRQGFSGTVLSTLHVGDYTHLYLAYQALEAWVEKHALKRLSPWCESYLAGLGDGEKPITEIWCVIEGEPT, encoded by the coding sequence ATGAAAAAGCTGATTTCCATTGGTCGGTTTGCCCAGTTGACTGGCCTGAGCGTCAAAGCTTTGCGTTTTTATGAGGCCGAAGGTTTGCTGCTGCCTGCGGTGGTGGACCCTGAAACCGGCTACCGTTATTACCGCTTTTACCAGAGGGGCCTGGCCGAACGCATCCGGAGTTTGCGGGAACTCGACCTGCCTCTGGACGAGGTGCAGCAGGTGGCGCAGGCAGACCTCACAGTGCAGCAAGCCCTGCACAACCATGCCACAAGACTGGAATTTCAGATCCGTGAGCAGCAGGCATTGCTGCAGCGCCTTTATCTCGCCCAGAAAGACATGCAGGATCATCCGGTGCAGGTACAGCACCGGTCACCTTACAGTGTTCTGGCTCTGCAGCACAGCACTTCACTGGCCACTTGTGAACAGGACCGGGAACGGGTGCACCAGCAATTGCTGGAACAGGCCAGAGCGCACCGCCTGAAACCCACAGGGTCCCCATACACCCATCATCCTCCGCAGGGGGGCTTTGATCCGGACCAGTATCAGGCCATTTTTTGCTTGCCTGTGCATACCAGTGGATCAGACACACGGCAAGGATTCTCTGGAACGGTGCTCAGCACCCTGCATGTGGGAGATTACACCCACCTGTATTTGGCTTATCAGGCACTGGAAGCCTGGGTGGAAAAGCATGCCCTGAAACGCCTCAGTCCATGGTGTGAAAGTTATTTGGCCGGACTGGGGGACGGAGAAAAACCCATCACCGAGATCTGGTGTGTGATCGAAGGAGAACCCACATGA
- a CDS encoding alpha/beta hydrolase, whose amino-acid sequence MKKLLLVGGMLFSGLSLAQRPITLKTSDGVTLHALHYPNPEAKAVLLMFHQAGSNKAEYAPIAPEFVKMAFAGLALDQRSGGSLFGADNQTVKGASRTYSYTETLPDFDAAIAWAQKAHPGKPIWLMGSSYSSALVFVVAAKHPEVRALLSFSPDEYGEGNTAIKDAAKKVQRTAVFITCAKGETEAARAIFTAVKSPQKTLYVPDKFGKHGASILHPEMSIFGGKETWDAVKAFVKKHLK is encoded by the coding sequence ATGAAAAAGCTGCTGTTGGTCGGTGGAATGTTGTTCAGTGGTCTGTCCCTTGCCCAGCGTCCCATCACCCTGAAAACCAGCGACGGTGTGACCCTGCATGCCCTGCATTATCCAAACCCTGAAGCAAAGGCGGTCTTGCTGATGTTCCATCAGGCAGGTTCCAACAAAGCAGAATATGCCCCCATTGCGCCCGAGTTCGTCAAAATGGCCTTTGCAGGTCTCGCCCTTGACCAACGCTCTGGAGGAAGCCTTTTTGGAGCGGACAACCAGACCGTGAAAGGTGCCAGCAGAACCTACAGTTACACCGAAACCCTGCCAGATTTTGATGCAGCCATTGCATGGGCCCAGAAAGCACATCCCGGCAAACCCATCTGGCTCATGGGGAGCAGCTATTCTTCGGCTCTGGTCTTTGTGGTGGCTGCAAAGCATCCCGAGGTCAGGGCCCTTCTCAGCTTTTCACCTGACGAATATGGTGAGGGGAACACTGCCATCAAAGATGCTGCCAAAAAAGTGCAGCGCACTGCAGTGTTCATCACCTGTGCCAAAGGCGAGACCGAAGCTGCCAGAGCAATTTTTACAGCCGTCAAAAGCCCACAGAAAACCCTGTACGTCCCCGACAAATTCGGCAAGCACGGGGCCAGCATCCTGCATCCCGAGATGTCCATTTTTGGAGGCAAAGAAACCTGGGACGCTGTGAAAGCCTTTGTGAAAAAGCACCTGAAGTAG
- the lepA gene encoding translation elongation factor 4 translates to MNVRNFSIIAHVDHGKSTLADRILEKLGAMGERDKRDQTLDTLELERERGITIKSTPVRLTYKRPTDGTEYTFNLIDTPGHVDFNYEVSRSLSACEGVLLLVDASQGVEAQTIVNAYLAIDNNLEIIPVINKIDLPAADPESAARELEDVIGIPADDAIRASGKSGIGIEEILEAIVERIPEPPGDPEAPLKALIFDSFYDAYQGVISFIRVLEGTLRPKDTIMMWSTGKTFDVDKVGFFSPGLVVGDELKAGAVGWVAASIKDIHDALVGDTITQKDRPTDTPFPGFKAAQPVVFSGLYPTSTEDYRKLREALEKLQLNDAAFSFEPETSEALGFGFRCGFLGLLHAEIVQERLEREFDLDLIATAPAVVYRLTLSDGTVLETQNPAEFPTRDRIELIEEPYIKLSIMLPEEYVGPVMQLLQERRGVLITMNYPGRRVELLYEVPFAEILYDFHDRLKSISRGYASMDYEQIGYREGDLVKVDIMVNNELVDALAVIIHEDKAYSLGRKIVDKMADVIPRQMWAVPVQATIGGKIIARATVKAYRKDVLAKCYGGDISRKKKLLDKQKKGKARMKQIGTVEVPQEAFLAVLSNDDD, encoded by the coding sequence GTGAACGTACGGAACTTCAGCATCATCGCGCACGTGGACCATGGGAAAAGCACCCTGGCAGACCGCATCCTCGAAAAACTCGGGGCAATGGGAGAGCGCGACAAGCGAGACCAGACCCTGGACACCCTGGAACTGGAACGCGAGCGTGGCATCACCATCAAGAGCACACCTGTGCGCCTGACCTACAAGAGACCCACCGACGGGACCGAATACACCTTCAACCTGATCGACACCCCCGGACACGTGGACTTCAACTATGAGGTGTCCCGCAGCCTCTCCGCCTGTGAAGGCGTGTTGCTGCTCGTGGACGCTTCTCAGGGTGTGGAAGCGCAAACCATCGTGAACGCTTACCTCGCCATCGACAACAACCTGGAGATCATTCCGGTGATCAACAAAATCGACCTTCCGGCTGCAGACCCCGAATCTGCCGCCAGAGAGCTCGAAGATGTGATTGGCATTCCTGCAGACGACGCCATTCGTGCCTCTGGCAAATCGGGAATTGGCATTGAAGAGATTCTGGAAGCCATCGTGGAGCGCATTCCCGAGCCGCCCGGAGATCCCGAAGCCCCCCTCAAGGCCCTGATTTTTGACAGCTTCTATGATGCTTATCAGGGCGTGATCAGCTTCATTCGTGTTCTGGAAGGAACCCTCCGGCCCAAAGACACCATCATGATGTGGTCCACGGGCAAGACCTTCGATGTGGACAAGGTGGGTTTCTTCTCACCCGGTCTGGTGGTTGGAGATGAACTGAAAGCCGGGGCCGTGGGATGGGTGGCAGCCAGCATCAAGGACATCCATGATGCGCTGGTCGGTGACACCATCACCCAGAAAGACCGACCCACCGATACGCCCTTTCCGGGATTCAAAGCTGCCCAACCGGTGGTGTTCTCGGGGCTTTATCCCACCAGCACCGAAGATTACCGCAAGCTGCGTGAAGCACTGGAAAAACTGCAACTGAACGACGCTGCCTTCAGCTTTGAGCCAGAAACGTCAGAAGCTCTGGGATTCGGTTTCCGTTGTGGATTCCTCGGGCTGCTTCACGCCGAAATCGTGCAAGAACGTCTGGAGCGTGAATTCGATCTGGACCTGATCGCCACCGCCCCCGCAGTGGTCTACCGCCTGACCCTCTCGGATGGGACCGTGCTGGAAACCCAGAACCCCGCAGAATTTCCCACCCGTGACCGCATCGAACTGATTGAAGAGCCTTACATCAAGCTCTCGATCATGCTCCCCGAGGAGTACGTTGGGCCTGTGATGCAACTGCTGCAAGAGCGCCGGGGCGTTCTGATCACCATGAATTATCCCGGTCGCCGCGTGGAACTGCTCTATGAGGTCCCTTTTGCAGAGATCCTTTATGATTTCCACGACCGCCTGAAATCCATTTCGCGGGGTTATGCCAGCATGGACTACGAGCAGATCGGTTACCGCGAAGGGGATCTGGTGAAGGTGGACATCATGGTCAACAACGAACTGGTGGACGCTCTGGCCGTGATCATCCACGAAGACAAGGCCTACTCTCTGGGCCGCAAAATCGTGGACAAGATGGCCGATGTGATCCCCAGACAGATGTGGGCGGTTCCTGTGCAGGCCACCATCGGAGGCAAAATCATTGCCCGTGCCACCGTGAAAGCCTACCGCAAAGACGTGCTGGCCAAGTGTTACGGTGGGGACATCTCCCGCAAGAAGAAACTGTTGGACAAGCAGAAAAAGGGCAAAGCCCGCATGAAGCAAATCGGAACCGTCGAAGTGCCACAAGAAGCTTTCCTTGCGGTCCTTTCCAACGACGACGATTGA
- a CDS encoding DUF4127 family protein translates to MKPLLISVALMCSFAYAQVALVPLDSRPVNRIYPVKLAALKGKETHVLPWYRLGRGQVSGDIQEIQNWISQQKDAEVLIVSLDSVAYGGLVQSRGVDLPATEAIERLQVVKKWKLETGKPVYASITIPRHPDAKYRERNLTVIREMMGWAKDGIFTDLRVTWDDAVSGSPAVKEANSLKSLLAPNIHLYPGADEVASALVATYLSPETRTLKVQYSDPEKAKEVIKYDGLPLTESVKLHAGSVGFQVVNGNADLTLFVFNGVQDDPRFTAVALNQIKGPLTVVDVNRVNQGTFRLWKDLTTLGKTPQLLSLSGWGTPGNNLGTALSHAKLALSGVDATRQQEVLAYEYANDVWFSAMVRPDIRKHFQENQMGSKEAWEYLQNKLPELKLFSGFVVKGAGLPWERSFEWEFELDRALP, encoded by the coding sequence ATGAAACCGCTTTTGATTTCCGTTGCACTCATGTGTTCTTTTGCTTACGCGCAAGTGGCTCTGGTGCCACTGGACAGCCGTCCGGTCAACCGAATTTACCCGGTCAAACTGGCTGCCCTGAAAGGAAAAGAAACCCACGTCCTGCCGTGGTACCGTCTGGGCAGAGGTCAGGTCTCTGGAGACATTCAGGAAATTCAGAACTGGATTTCGCAGCAAAAGGATGCCGAAGTCCTGATCGTTTCTCTGGACAGTGTGGCTTATGGCGGACTGGTGCAGTCCAGAGGCGTGGACCTGCCTGCAACAGAGGCCATTGAACGATTGCAGGTGGTCAAAAAATGGAAACTGGAAACCGGAAAACCGGTTTATGCCAGCATCACCATCCCGAGGCATCCGGACGCCAAATACCGTGAACGCAACCTGACCGTGATCCGCGAAATGATGGGGTGGGCCAAAGATGGCATCTTCACCGATTTGAGGGTGACGTGGGACGATGCCGTGTCTGGCTCTCCTGCGGTTAAAGAAGCCAACAGCTTAAAATCCCTCTTGGCACCCAACATCCACCTGTATCCCGGCGCAGACGAAGTGGCCAGTGCTCTGGTCGCCACTTACCTGAGTCCAGAAACCCGAACCTTAAAAGTGCAATATTCCGATCCTGAAAAAGCCAAAGAAGTCATCAAGTACGATGGCCTTCCATTGACCGAAAGCGTGAAACTGCATGCAGGCAGCGTGGGTTTTCAGGTTGTCAATGGGAATGCTGACTTGACCCTTTTTGTTTTCAATGGTGTTCAGGACGACCCGAGGTTCACTGCAGTGGCCCTGAACCAGATCAAAGGTCCTCTGACGGTGGTGGATGTGAACCGGGTCAATCAGGGGACCTTTAGGCTCTGGAAAGACCTGACCACGCTGGGCAAAACCCCACAACTTTTAAGCCTCTCTGGCTGGGGAACACCGGGCAACAATCTGGGAACCGCCCTTTCCCATGCCAAACTGGCCCTTTCTGGCGTGGATGCCACACGTCAGCAGGAAGTGCTGGCCTATGAATATGCCAATGACGTGTGGTTCAGCGCGATGGTCCGACCTGACATCCGCAAGCACTTTCAGGAAAACCAGATGGGATCCAAAGAGGCCTGGGAATACCTGCAAAACAAACTGCCCGAGCTGAAACTGTTCTCGGGTTTTGTGGTGAAGGGTGCAGGACTCCCTTGGGAAAGGTCTTTTGAGTGGGAATTCGAACTGGATCGGGCTTTGCCCTGA
- a CDS encoding DMT family transporter, giving the protein MPYFLLLLAAALWGTLGIFGKLAVQQGLTPLEVAFWRAVMAGGLYLLHSRITRDPALKTPDIWATVVFGLLGGSVFYGSYQLAVNTGGVSLASVLLYTAPAFVAVMATVFLKESFGLKNALLVLLTIVGVALISLGGGSKVSVTPVSLGWGLLAGFTYALYYLYGKLYFHKYTPISLYALALPVAALGLYPFVEFQPKTAVAWGILVCIGVFATYFAYWAYSAALKRLPAVQASVIASLEPVIAAVLAALVFGEVLAPLALVGAVVVLGAVVITTLPARSKTQA; this is encoded by the coding sequence ATGCCTTACTTTCTGTTGCTCTTGGCTGCTGCCCTGTGGGGCACCCTCGGGATTTTTGGCAAACTGGCGGTCCAGCAAGGACTCACCCCTCTGGAAGTGGCTTTCTGGCGTGCCGTGATGGCCGGAGGTCTGTACCTCTTGCACAGCCGAATCACCCGGGATCCCGCTTTGAAGACCCCGGACATCTGGGCCACCGTGGTGTTTGGTCTGCTGGGAGGCAGTGTGTTTTACGGATCGTACCAGTTGGCTGTGAACACAGGAGGGGTCAGTCTGGCCAGCGTTTTGCTGTACACCGCTCCGGCTTTTGTGGCAGTCATGGCCACAGTGTTCCTCAAAGAAAGCTTTGGCCTGAAAAACGCCTTGCTGGTGCTCCTGACCATTGTGGGCGTGGCCCTGATCTCTCTGGGCGGAGGCAGCAAAGTGAGCGTCACACCTGTCAGTCTGGGATGGGGTTTGCTGGCTGGATTTACTTACGCCCTGTATTACCTGTATGGCAAGCTGTATTTTCACAAGTACACCCCGATCAGCCTGTATGCTCTGGCCTTGCCTGTTGCAGCATTGGGCCTGTATCCTTTCGTGGAGTTTCAGCCCAAAACTGCTGTGGCATGGGGGATTCTGGTGTGTATTGGGGTGTTTGCAACGTATTTTGCGTACTGGGCTTACAGTGCAGCCCTCAAACGCCTTCCAGCGGTGCAGGCCAGCGTGATTGCCAGCCTCGAACCGGTCATTGCAGCGGTTCTGGCAGCACTGGTGTTCGGAGAGGTGCTGGCCCCACTGGCTCTTGTGGGTGCCGTGGTGGTGCTGGGTGCTGTGGTGATCACCACCCTCCCTGCCCGTTCAAAAACCCAAGCCTGA
- a CDS encoding glucodextranase DOMON-like domain-containing protein, which produces MLISAVLATLLLNAPDPSGDQKGDGTYHLPENLSSTELNTLDLRNFTASDDNGKLTLEVGLGALANPLGAPMGFSTSIVDIFIKTRVGGSVKLGETGFETPPGQGWQYHIHLSGFEKEFYRVPKMEPEKLNASDLQVSASGSNIQIKTPIPAGKYEYWVTVSLFDPLTPSGLVAPVNDSNPFHLSSRLNNPPVPVDVLSESDQGRHYIQRTLPGVGNLQDIRPWILLAMGVLGMIGVVVATIVLMNRRNAPAAKQDYKYDAKLD; this is translated from the coding sequence GTGCTCATTTCTGCTGTCCTTGCCACCCTCCTGCTGAATGCCCCTGATCCCAGTGGCGACCAGAAAGGGGACGGAACCTACCACCTTCCTGAAAACCTGTCCAGCACAGAACTCAACACCCTTGACCTGCGCAACTTCACTGCCAGCGATGACAATGGCAAACTGACCCTCGAAGTGGGTCTGGGGGCTCTGGCCAACCCTCTGGGTGCGCCGATGGGGTTTTCCACTTCCATTGTGGACATTTTCATCAAAACGAGGGTGGGGGGCAGCGTCAAACTGGGCGAAACCGGTTTTGAAACCCCTCCGGGGCAGGGCTGGCAATACCACATCCACCTGTCCGGTTTTGAAAAGGAATTTTACCGGGTGCCCAAAATGGAGCCCGAGAAACTCAATGCATCCGATTTGCAGGTGAGTGCCTCTGGAAGCAACATCCAGATCAAAACCCCCATTCCAGCTGGAAAATACGAATACTGGGTGACGGTCAGTTTGTTTGATCCCCTCACCCCGAGCGGTCTGGTGGCTCCAGTGAACGACAGCAACCCTTTTCACCTGAGCAGCCGACTCAACAATCCACCTGTGCCTGTGGATGTGCTCTCTGAATCGGATCAAGGACGCCACTACATCCAGCGCACCCTGCCCGGAGTGGGCAACTTGCAAGACATCCGCCCATGGATTTTGCTGGCGATGGGCGTTCTGGGCATGATTGGCGTGGTGGTGGCCACCATCGTGTTGATGAACCGTCGCAACGCCCCTGCTGCAAAGCAAGACTACAAGTACGACGCAAAGCTGGACTGA
- a CDS encoding gluconeogenesis factor YvcK family protein, giving the protein MNWHHEVRRISERSATAGRVAKWLTPGMNVKRYFFILILSLSILMVGFLHFVWTGPYRFVATKWILFLNQFTNPELMPLWVVGLFVTLLALAGAIWSVLNLNRTFLKLTGLEPSQAADQMYSKNALARGPKIVALGGGTGLSNLLSGLKEYTSNITAVVAVTDDGGSSGKLRRDLHMIAPGDMTDCFAALSDSPVLARLLLHRFSRGEGIEGHTFGNLMLATLSEERGHFEGAAHDLNDILKVRGRVFPATHDPAVLVSELQNGEVIFGESQLGELRKGRTINRMRLDPPEVRAPREVIEDLLDADLIVIGPGSLFTSLIPTVLVPEVRQAMAQSKAKLVYVTNIMSEPGETDDLSLEAHIDMLVKHIRRDPDFILVNDSPLQPEVLGRYEQQGARELSKDPLSDKWLGRVERAPLVAIGKGQHDPYLVSRAITELLTNPRRKSTL; this is encoded by the coding sequence ATGAATTGGCACCATGAAGTTCGCCGCATCAGCGAGCGGTCTGCCACAGCAGGAAGGGTGGCCAAATGGTTGACTCCAGGCATGAACGTCAAGCGCTACTTCTTCATTCTCATCCTGAGTCTGAGCATCTTGATGGTGGGTTTTCTGCACTTCGTGTGGACCGGACCTTACCGTTTTGTCGCCACCAAATGGATTCTGTTTCTCAACCAGTTCACCAATCCAGAACTGATGCCCCTGTGGGTGGTGGGTCTGTTCGTGACCCTGCTTGCCCTTGCTGGAGCCATCTGGAGTGTGCTCAACCTGAACCGCACCTTCCTGAAGCTGACAGGCCTTGAACCTTCACAGGCGGCAGACCAGATGTACTCCAAGAATGCCCTTGCCCGAGGTCCCAAAATCGTGGCCCTTGGGGGCGGAACGGGCCTCAGCAACCTGCTCTCGGGCCTGAAAGAATACACCAGCAACATCACCGCGGTGGTGGCGGTCACCGATGATGGAGGCAGCTCTGGGAAGTTGCGCCGTGACCTGCACATGATTGCTCCCGGAGACATGACCGATTGTTTTGCTGCCCTTTCAGACTCTCCAGTGCTGGCCCGGTTGCTGTTGCACCGTTTCAGCAGAGGAGAAGGCATTGAGGGTCACACCTTCGGCAACCTGATGCTGGCCACCCTCTCCGAAGAACGGGGCCATTTTGAAGGTGCTGCACACGACCTCAACGACATCCTGAAAGTGCGAGGGCGTGTGTTCCCGGCCACCCACGATCCTGCAGTGCTGGTTTCTGAACTGCAGAACGGTGAAGTGATTTTTGGGGAAAGCCAACTCGGGGAGCTTCGCAAAGGCCGAACCATCAACCGCATGCGCCTTGATCCTCCAGAAGTGCGTGCCCCCAGAGAAGTCATCGAAGACCTGCTGGATGCAGACCTGATTGTGATCGGACCAGGAAGCCTTTTCACCTCCCTGATTCCCACGGTGCTGGTCCCTGAAGTGCGGCAGGCGATGGCCCAGAGCAAAGCCAAGCTGGTATATGTCACCAACATCATGTCTGAACCCGGTGAGACCGATGACCTCAGTCTGGAAGCCCACATCGACATGCTGGTCAAACACATCCGCCGTGACCCGGATTTCATTCTGGTCAATGACAGTCCCTTGCAACCCGAGGTGCTGGGCCGTTACGAACAACAGGGAGCCCGTGAACTCAGCAAAGATCCACTGTCTGACAAATGGCTTGGTCGGGTGGAACGTGCCCCTCTGGTGGCCATTGGCAAAGGGCAACACGATCCTTATTTGGTGTCCAGAGCCATCACAGAACTCCTGACCAACCCCAGACGAAAATCCACCCTGTGA
- the rapZ gene encoding RNase adapter RapZ has product MEVVIISGLSGSGKNTALKALEEAGFFVMDNLVPDLWDKMYDQALTHGIQKYAFTVDARMWPFLENLDRHLQDFQERSEARVLFLEASEDVLLQRYNLTRRKHPLGERSLLMDFHREKEMLSCLREVADLVVDTTELTEKQLARKVEQIFSIHSKFTLRLFSFGFKHGVPRDADLMLDVRGLPNPFYDPQLRPLTGLEEGVKNYVFTPETHTYYQTLVHFLRSTLDLAEKAGRRAYTVAIGCTGGRHRSVAITEALLHDLADYNPQLKDHRDIQKGEY; this is encoded by the coding sequence ATGGAAGTGGTGATCATCTCTGGACTCTCGGGCTCGGGCAAGAACACAGCCCTCAAGGCCCTTGAAGAAGCCGGGTTTTTTGTGATGGACAATCTGGTGCCTGACTTGTGGGACAAGATGTACGATCAGGCACTCACACACGGCATTCAAAAATACGCTTTTACGGTCGATGCCCGCATGTGGCCTTTTCTGGAAAACCTCGACCGCCACCTGCAAGACTTTCAGGAACGCTCCGAAGCCAGGGTGCTTTTTCTGGAAGCGTCTGAAGATGTGTTGCTGCAGAGGTACAACCTCACCCGCCGCAAGCATCCTCTGGGAGAACGTTCCCTGTTGATGGACTTCCACCGGGAAAAGGAAATGCTCTCTTGCCTCCGTGAGGTGGCCGATCTGGTGGTGGACACCACCGAACTGACCGAGAAACAACTGGCCCGCAAAGTGGAGCAAATTTTCAGCATCCACTCCAAATTCACCCTCAGGCTGTTCTCTTTTGGGTTCAAGCATGGGGTGCCCAGAGATGCCGATTTGATGCTGGATGTGCGCGGTTTGCCCAACCCCTTCTATGATCCACAACTGCGACCGTTGACCGGGCTGGAAGAAGGGGTCAAGAATTACGTGTTCACCCCTGAAACCCACACCTACTACCAGACCCTGGTGCATTTCCTGAGAAGCACCCTTGATCTTGCAGAAAAAGCAGGACGCCGGGCCTACACCGTGGCGATTGGTTGCACAGGAGGAAGACACCGCAGCGTGGCCATCACCGAAGCCCTCTTGCATGACCTTGCCGATTACAATCCACAACTCAAAGACCACAGGGACATTCAAAAAGGGGAATATTGA